A window from Candidatus Cloacimonas sp. encodes these proteins:
- a CDS encoding DUF448 domain-containing protein has product MPNKNSKAMHLPIRTCVVCQKKIDQNRLLNFFLTPSGIVFDCNRKIQVRKLYLCPSEECFNGLSKWLKKAKKRKNGRKIES; this is encoded by the coding sequence ATGCCGAATAAAAATAGTAAAGCAATGCACCTTCCAATTAGAACTTGCGTGGTCTGCCAGAAAAAGATTGACCAGAATCGTCTGCTCAATTTTTTTCTCACACCAAGTGGAATTGTGTTTGATTGTAACCGCAAAATTCAGGTGCGTAAGCTTTATTTATGCCCTTCGGAAGAATGTTTTAACGGGCTATCAAAATGGTTGAAAAAAGCCAAAAAAAGAAAAAATGGGAGAAAAATTGAATCCTAA
- the rbfA gene encoding 30S ribosome-binding factor RbfA: MKNYRIPRLQEELKKICNIALSQKLNDPKLVWVQITDVVLSKDLHYAKLYFSHYNNPASHNQIRELLIKSSGFIKKQIAGAQIMRTIPELSFYYDETEDRAAKVDSLLASLKDDFDDDDDEDQDIDLDDYLDDDDDFFGFDEDE, from the coding sequence ATGAAAAATTATCGTATCCCTCGTTTGCAAGAGGAATTGAAAAAAATCTGTAATATTGCACTCTCCCAAAAATTGAATGACCCTAAACTGGTTTGGGTGCAAATAACGGATGTAGTCCTTTCGAAGGATTTACATTATGCCAAGTTGTATTTTTCACATTATAACAATCCCGCCAGTCATAACCAAATCAGGGAACTCCTGATTAAGTCATCTGGCTTTATAAAAAAACAAATAGCAGGAGCACAAATTATGAGAACCATCCCCGAACTCTCTTTCTACTATGATGAGACAGAAGATCGCGCCGCAAAAGTGGATTCCCTTCTTGCCTCGCTTAAAGATGATTTTGACGATGACGATGATGAAGACCAGGATATCGATCTGGACGACTATTTGGATGATGATGACGACTTCTTTGGTTTCGATGAGGACGAAGA
- a CDS encoding ribosomal L7Ae/L30e/S12e/Gadd45 family protein, whose amino-acid sequence MNPKIITLMQFARKAGKLVSGFDACERSLNKKNIALVILAEDSSERTKEKIKKYAETTGNRNKIIETGNQIEISAALGLPLTGVFGITDKSFAGKIMEYWLSETERRKH is encoded by the coding sequence TTGAATCCTAAGATTATTACTTTGATGCAATTTGCCCGTAAAGCAGGAAAATTGGTTTCCGGTTTTGATGCCTGCGAACGCTCCCTGAACAAAAAAAACATAGCCCTGGTAATTTTGGCAGAGGATAGCTCGGAACGCACAAAAGAAAAAATTAAAAAATATGCTGAAACCACCGGAAACCGTAATAAAATTATTGAAACGGGAAACCAGATAGAAATAAGCGCCGCTTTGGGTTTGCCTCTAACAGGGGTGTTTGGCATAACGGACAAAAGTTTTGCTGGTAAAATTATGGAATATTGGCTCTCTGAAACAGAGAGGAGGAAACATTGA
- the nusA gene encoding transcription termination factor NusA: MSTNIVEALSKLAAVKQLDKEVIQNIILESVTSTLQKRLTPEAELKVYVDDLSGSVKVQFKSVVVEREEGLGQISLMEAKAEYNPNAQPGEMIEKTMSLYEFEPKLVKTVQKIIQDKIRMLEDEKIQNDFNKQKHTIVTGKIKAIDDFGGYIIDIGYSDALLPLDEQIENEFYRVGENIRAYVVNIRTGKKGVIIVLSRTNPEFVKKLFEAEIPEIFSEEIKIRKIVREPGIRTKVELETDNPKIDPIVACIGPKGTRIDTLRKELHGEQIDIVVHSEDPEKMIENALGISGIKQVIIERNHSASVIVDEADKLTAIGKQGKNVKLAAKLVGMKIDIYTMPEFEEKMAKERRTVSHITELDGVTPKLAEVLKNAGYTSVQDIFTASLDELKNLEGMGQKTAERLKEAAKYF; the protein is encoded by the coding sequence ATGAGTACAAATATAGTTGAAGCCCTAAGCAAACTGGCAGCTGTAAAACAGTTGGATAAGGAAGTGATTCAGAATATCATTCTGGAATCCGTAACATCTACTTTACAAAAGCGTTTGACACCCGAGGCAGAATTAAAAGTGTATGTGGATGATTTAAGCGGAAGCGTAAAAGTTCAGTTCAAAAGTGTGGTGGTGGAAAGAGAAGAAGGTTTGGGACAGATATCTTTAATGGAAGCAAAAGCAGAATATAATCCCAATGCTCAGCCGGGAGAAATGATAGAAAAAACAATGTCACTCTACGAATTTGAGCCGAAATTGGTGAAGACCGTGCAGAAAATTATCCAAGATAAAATACGGATGCTGGAAGACGAGAAAATCCAAAACGATTTCAATAAACAAAAGCATACCATCGTTACCGGCAAAATAAAGGCAATTGATGATTTTGGCGGTTACATAATTGATATTGGCTATTCGGACGCTTTGCTGCCTCTTGATGAACAGATTGAAAATGAATTTTATCGAGTGGGAGAAAATATCAGAGCTTATGTAGTGAACATTCGCACTGGCAAAAAAGGGGTGATCATTGTCCTCTCCCGCACTAATCCTGAATTTGTAAAAAAACTGTTTGAGGCGGAAATTCCCGAAATCTTCAGCGAAGAGATAAAAATTAGAAAAATCGTGCGTGAGCCCGGAATTAGAACAAAAGTGGAATTGGAAACGGATAACCCGAAAATTGATCCCATCGTTGCTTGTATTGGGCCCAAAGGAACCCGCATTGATACGCTGCGCAAAGAATTACACGGAGAACAAATAGATATCGTAGTGCATAGTGAAGATCCCGAAAAAATGATTGAAAATGCTCTTGGCATTTCTGGGATTAAACAGGTAATTATCGAAAGAAATCACTCTGCCAGCGTTATAGTTGATGAAGCAGATAAATTGACGGCGATCGGCAAACAGGGTAAAAATGTGAAGCTGGCTGCCAAACTGGTGGGAATGAAAATAGATATTTACACAATGCCCGAATTTGAAGAAAAGATGGCTAAAGAGCGTAGAACCGTTAGCCATATAACTGAATTGGATGGTGTAACTCCCAAACTTGCAGAGGTCTTAAAAAATGCCGGCTATACCAGCGTTCAAGATATTTTCACTGCTTCTCTGGATGAGCTTAAAAACCTGGAAGGTATGGGACAAAAAACAGCGGAACGGCTGAAAGAAGCAGCAAAGTATTTCTAA
- the infB gene encoding translation initiation factor IF-2, whose translation MTVRVYDLAKELKISTMALKKHLTDLGVSVKSHMSLIDEEVADKIRLKYKEQEDAEKRAEKDRKRLIEMRQAAKVKQETPEPEVKKEPEPAPPVVETVVTPPPKEEIKIAQEEEIKPPIPEKPKPVVEKPVEKPVEQPPKPVFEKPKTAQKPRTETTAPKPGVGPKPGLHKKEYHRNQPPPSTVAKPVVVPAVTEPGRESEPKKFGKAKISHEELGDKSKHKKAIISSTKKTKQKLVETVEIDEAEISRNIKKTLQKSSKRKKYHREAQNVENRSNEIVIREFTSVSELAKIMNVPPSEIISKFFMMGQLVTMNQRLDKDSLEMICDEFKVDYRFEDEYGMDIIDKEHEQFNEVKEEKRPPVVTIMGHVDHGKTSILDYIRNSNVVAGESGGITQHIGAYQIEINKHKITFLDTPGHEAFTAMRARGANVTDIAIIVVSATEGIKAQTREAIDHAKAAQVAMIIAINKVDLPEANVDKVISQLLDAGVFLEQYGGDIPWCRTSVVTGEGILNLIELILLTAELLDLKAKREVPASAVVIEAGMDARMGPFATILMQEGTLRKSDIVVCGAVHGRIRKMENERGSELKVLYPSDVARIYGLSDTPKAGDFLNQVDTEKMARSISVERQQIRLEREKYLNKSSLQNIYARIKEEQINTLNVILKTDTDGSAEALADSFQKLSNDEVSVSIIHKSVGGISEADVSLAAASDAIIIGFHVRASHLARKLAEDEGVQIKIYQVIYDAMEDLRSALEGMLKPEYEEQVIGSATVRQVFKIKKVGTIAGCQVDKGIMQANCKIRLYRDDVLVTEDTVSSLKHYADDVKEVRAGSECGISLANYTDIKEGDILEAFVVNEVNKKLQ comes from the coding sequence TTGACAGTAAGAGTTTATGATTTAGCCAAAGAGCTGAAAATAAGCACTATGGCACTAAAAAAACATCTAACGGACCTGGGTGTGTCCGTTAAAAGCCATATGAGCTTAATTGATGAAGAAGTCGCAGATAAAATACGCCTGAAATATAAAGAACAAGAAGATGCCGAAAAAAGAGCGGAAAAAGATCGCAAACGCTTGATAGAAATGCGTCAAGCCGCCAAAGTCAAACAGGAAACACCCGAGCCGGAAGTAAAAAAAGAACCGGAACCCGCTCCTCCTGTTGTAGAAACAGTTGTAACTCCTCCTCCTAAAGAAGAAATTAAAATAGCCCAAGAAGAGGAAATAAAACCTCCTATCCCTGAAAAACCAAAGCCCGTAGTGGAAAAACCGGTGGAAAAACCAGTGGAACAACCCCCCAAACCAGTTTTCGAAAAGCCAAAAACAGCTCAGAAACCAAGAACGGAAACAACTGCTCCCAAACCAGGAGTAGGCCCCAAACCGGGATTACATAAAAAAGAATATCACAGAAATCAACCGCCTCCAAGCACGGTTGCCAAACCTGTTGTTGTTCCTGCAGTTACCGAGCCGGGTAGAGAAAGTGAACCCAAAAAATTCGGTAAAGCCAAAATCAGCCATGAAGAACTCGGCGATAAAAGCAAACATAAAAAAGCCATTATCTCCAGCACCAAAAAAACCAAACAAAAATTGGTGGAAACGGTAGAAATTGACGAAGCGGAAATTTCCCGCAATATAAAAAAGACACTGCAAAAAAGCTCCAAACGCAAAAAATACCATCGCGAAGCACAAAATGTAGAAAACCGCAGCAATGAAATTGTGATTAGAGAATTTACTTCCGTTAGTGAGCTTGCCAAAATTATGAATGTCCCTCCTTCGGAAATTATTTCCAAATTCTTTATGATGGGTCAGCTGGTTACGATGAATCAAAGATTGGATAAGGACTCCTTGGAGATGATCTGCGATGAATTTAAGGTGGACTACCGTTTTGAAGATGAATACGGAATGGATATCATAGATAAAGAACACGAACAATTTAACGAAGTTAAAGAAGAAAAACGCCCGCCGGTAGTTACAATTATGGGTCATGTGGATCATGGCAAAACCTCCATTTTGGATTATATTCGCAATTCAAATGTGGTGGCAGGTGAATCGGGTGGCATCACTCAACACATCGGAGCTTATCAGATTGAAATTAACAAACATAAAATAACCTTTTTGGATACTCCCGGTCACGAAGCATTTACGGCAATGCGAGCCAGGGGTGCAAATGTAACTGATATAGCCATAATAGTGGTTTCAGCCACAGAAGGCATTAAAGCTCAAACCCGCGAAGCAATAGATCATGCAAAAGCCGCTCAAGTGGCTATGATTATCGCGATCAATAAAGTTGACCTCCCGGAGGCAAATGTAGATAAGGTCATATCCCAACTTTTAGATGCAGGTGTCTTTCTGGAACAATATGGTGGCGATATCCCTTGGTGTAGAACTTCAGTCGTAACCGGAGAAGGCATATTAAATCTGATAGAACTTATTCTCTTAACGGCAGAATTGCTCGATTTGAAAGCCAAGCGCGAAGTTCCTGCCTCAGCTGTAGTTATTGAAGCCGGTATGGATGCCAGAATGGGACCTTTTGCTACAATTTTAATGCAGGAAGGAACTCTGCGTAAAAGTGACATTGTGGTTTGTGGAGCAGTGCATGGCAGAATTAGAAAAATGGAAAATGAGCGGGGCAGTGAGCTTAAAGTTCTTTACCCTTCAGATGTAGCCCGTATTTATGGTTTATCCGACACACCCAAGGCAGGTGATTTCTTAAATCAGGTAGATACTGAAAAGATGGCTCGCAGCATTAGTGTGGAACGACAACAGATTCGTCTTGAGCGCGAAAAATATCTGAATAAGAGTTCTCTGCAAAATATATATGCCCGCATCAAAGAAGAGCAGATAAATACTCTGAATGTAATCTTGAAGACAGATACAGATGGATCTGCCGAAGCACTTGCCGATAGTTTTCAAAAGCTTTCCAACGATGAAGTAAGCGTTTCCATCATTCATAAAAGCGTAGGCGGAATAAGTGAAGCGGATGTTTCATTGGCTGCCGCTTCGGATGCCATAATTATTGGCTTTCATGTTCGCGCTTCCCATCTGGCAAGAAAGCTGGCAGAAGATGAAGGCGTGCAAATAAAAATTTATCAAGTGATTTATGATGCTATGGAAGATTTGCGGAGCGCCTTGGAAGGAATGTTGAAACCGGAATATGAAGAACAAGTTATTGGCTCCGCCACAGTGCGCCAAGTATTTAAAATCAAGAAAGTGGGAACCATTGCCGGTTGCCAAGTTGACAAAGGAATTATGCAGGCAAATTGTAAAATTCGTTTATACCGAGACGATGTTTTGGTGACCGAAGATACCGTTAGTTCTTTAAAACACTATGCGGATGATGTAAAAGAAGTCCGTGCCGGTTCTGAATGCGGCATTTCTTTGGCAAACTACACTGATATCAAAGAAGGCGATATCCTGGAAGCGTTTGTGGTTAATGAGGTTAACAAAAAGCTGCAATGA
- the rimP gene encoding ribosome maturation factor RimP: MEFYRVQIEEIAKKICQELHLAVYDIDEKISAKGRIITVYLTKVGGVSLDECAAFSRSLSNELDTFDLIPERYFLEVSSPGLERPLKLKSHYVSAINEKVAVQYNVGEEKKSVMGTLTEVNQDTIVLDDRGTVMEIPFKSILRAKTVYLATERRRG, translated from the coding sequence ATGGAGTTTTACAGAGTTCAAATTGAAGAGATAGCGAAGAAGATCTGCCAGGAATTACATCTTGCAGTGTATGACATCGATGAAAAGATTTCTGCCAAAGGGCGGATCATCACAGTATATCTTACCAAAGTGGGAGGAGTTTCCTTGGATGAATGTGCCGCCTTCAGTCGCTCTTTGAGTAACGAACTGGATACTTTTGACCTCATTCCGGAGCGTTATTTTTTGGAGGTCTCTTCTCCTGGACTGGAACGTCCCTTAAAACTTAAAAGCCATTATGTGAGCGCCATAAACGAAAAAGTGGCGGTTCAATATAATGTGGGAGAGGAAAAAAAATCCGTGATGGGGACATTGACGGAAGTAAATCAAGATACGATTGTGCTTGATGACCGAGGCACGGTGATGGAAATTCCGTTCAAATCCATCCTCCGTGCAAAGACAGTATATTTAGCCACAGAGAGGAGGAGGGGTTAA